The proteins below are encoded in one region of Enhydrobacter sp.:
- a CDS encoding sugar ABC transporter permease: MTVTAVPGTAAARRPVPRLRKLEDERWLALVLLAPTAILLGLFIAYPFVEGVLLALSDARVGDPGHFVGLANFAKLWNDNIFWTAVWNTFWYTGVTTVFKLGLGLWLAMLLNRHFRGKALVRAFILLPFIIPTVLSTFAWKWMFDPTFSVINWTLHQLDFITQRINWLGDPNLAMASIIVVNIWRGVPFFAISLLAGLQTISPELNEAAAIDGARPWARFWLITWPLLLPVTMVVMLFSVIQTFADFQLVYVMTGGGPANATHLFATYAYQIGIGTGLLSQGAAVSLAMFPFLFVIVVIQLLYIRRVEVR, translated from the coding sequence ATGACAGTGACCGCCGTCCCGGGTACGGCAGCAGCCAGACGCCCCGTCCCGCGGCTGCGCAAGCTCGAAGACGAGCGTTGGCTGGCCCTGGTGTTGCTTGCGCCGACGGCGATCCTGCTCGGCCTGTTCATCGCCTATCCTTTCGTCGAGGGCGTGCTGCTGGCGCTGAGCGACGCCCGGGTCGGCGATCCCGGTCATTTCGTGGGCCTGGCGAATTTCGCCAAGCTCTGGAACGACAACATCTTCTGGACGGCGGTCTGGAACACCTTCTGGTACACGGGCGTCACGACGGTGTTCAAGCTCGGGCTGGGGCTGTGGCTCGCGATGCTGCTCAACCGGCATTTCCGCGGCAAAGCCCTGGTGCGGGCCTTCATCCTCCTGCCGTTCATCATTCCGACGGTGCTGTCGACCTTCGCCTGGAAGTGGATGTTCGATCCGACTTTCAGCGTCATCAACTGGACGCTCCACCAGCTCGACTTCATCACCCAGCGCATCAACTGGCTGGGCGATCCCAACCTCGCCATGGCGTCGATCATCGTGGTCAATATCTGGCGCGGCGTGCCGTTCTTCGCCATCAGCCTGCTCGCCGGCCTGCAGACCATCAGCCCCGAGCTGAACGAGGCGGCGGCGATCGACGGGGCGCGGCCGTGGGCGCGCTTCTGGCTGATCACCTGGCCGCTCCTGCTGCCGGTGACCATGGTGGTGATGCTGTTCTCGGTGATCCAGACCTTCGCCGACTTCCAGCTCGTCTATGTCATGACCGGCGGCGGGCCGGCGAACGCCACCCACCTCTTCGCCACCTACGCCTACCAGATCGGCATCGGCACCGGCCTGCTGTCGCAGGGCGCGGCAGTGTCGCTCGCGATGTTCCCGTTCCTGTTCGTGATCGTGGTGATCCAGCTCCTCTACATCCGCCGCGTGGAGGTCCGCTGA
- a CDS encoding carbohydrate ABC transporter permease has product MIEGALWRRWIFYNIPLILFVFVLLFPFYWMIVTSFRPDGELYRPWNAVNYMPFWTNHPTLEHFRYLFEETDFGRWMVNTMFIAVTSTVISLFCGVLAGYALARLNFPFAGSLGTMIFITYLVPQTLLFIPLAEIIRNFHLGDTPWSLILTYPTFLIPFCTWLMMGYFKAIPKELEECARIDGASRWKAMLYIIVPIAVPGILSAGIIAFTLSWNEFIYALVFLSSPEQKTVAVGVTSELIRGDVFFWGSLMAGALLGSVPVAIVYSFFVEHYVSGLTGSVKG; this is encoded by the coding sequence ATGATCGAGGGTGCGCTGTGGCGGCGATGGATTTTCTACAACATCCCGCTGATCCTGTTCGTCTTCGTCCTGCTGTTTCCCTTCTACTGGATGATCGTCACGAGCTTCCGGCCGGACGGTGAGCTCTATCGGCCGTGGAACGCCGTGAACTACATGCCGTTCTGGACCAACCACCCCACGCTCGAGCACTTCCGCTACCTCTTCGAGGAAACCGATTTCGGGCGATGGATGGTGAACACGATGTTCATCGCCGTCACCTCGACGGTGATCTCGCTGTTCTGCGGCGTGCTGGCGGGCTATGCCCTGGCCCGGCTCAACTTCCCCTTCGCCGGCAGCCTCGGCACGATGATCTTCATCACCTATCTCGTGCCGCAGACCCTGCTGTTCATCCCGCTGGCCGAGATCATCCGCAACTTTCACCTCGGCGACACCCCGTGGTCGCTGATCCTCACCTATCCCACCTTCCTGATCCCCTTCTGCACCTGGCTGATGATGGGGTACTTCAAGGCGATCCCGAAGGAGCTCGAGGAGTGCGCCCGCATCGACGGCGCCTCGCGCTGGAAGGCGATGCTCTACATCATCGTCCCGATCGCCGTGCCCGGTATCCTGTCGGCCGGCATCATCGCCTTCACGCTCTCCTGGAACGAGTTCATCTACGCCCTCGTCTTCCTCTCCTCGCCCGAGCAGAAGACGGTGGCGGTGGGCGTCACCTCGGAGCTGATTCGGGGCGACGTGTTCTTCTGGGGCTCGCTGATGGCGGGCGCGCTTCTGGGATCGGTCCCGGTGGCGATCGTCTACTCGTTCTTCGTCGAACACTACGTATCGGGCCTCACCGGCTCGGTGAAGGGTTAG
- the ugpC gene encoding sn-glycerol-3-phosphate ABC transporter ATP-binding protein UgpC, whose translation MAEVSLHKLNKRFEAFHAVKDVDLQIRDKEFVVLVGPSGCGKTTTLRMIAGLEAVSDGEIRIDNTVVNAVPPMDRDIAMVFQNYALYPHMSVASNMAFGLKMRKFQKAEIEQRIKRAAGILGIEKLLDRKPRQLSGGQRQRVALGRAIVRDPKVFLFDEPLSNLDAKLRVQMRVELKKLHERLGTTAIYVTHDQVEAMTLGDRVVVMKDGVVQQVGEPLELYNTPANRFVAGFIGSPAMNFADVTLVESGGQIMAEAPGLKIALPSDLAGRGRAQVGRKATLGIRPEDIHIAGPADAVGHCFDAGVEVVEQLGSEILLDTRVGSALFAASIEPTVRVRPHDKLRLALKPERLHLFDADSEKAI comes from the coding sequence ATGGCCGAAGTCAGCCTGCACAAGCTCAACAAGCGGTTCGAGGCCTTCCATGCCGTGAAGGACGTCGACCTGCAGATCCGCGACAAGGAGTTCGTCGTGCTGGTCGGGCCTTCAGGCTGCGGCAAGACCACGACGCTGCGCATGATCGCCGGCCTCGAGGCGGTCAGCGACGGCGAGATCCGCATCGACAACACGGTGGTGAACGCAGTGCCGCCGATGGACCGCGACATCGCCATGGTGTTCCAGAACTACGCGCTCTACCCGCACATGAGCGTCGCCTCGAACATGGCGTTCGGGCTCAAGATGCGGAAGTTCCAGAAGGCCGAGATCGAGCAGCGCATCAAGCGCGCCGCCGGGATCCTCGGCATCGAGAAGCTGCTCGATCGCAAGCCGCGCCAGCTCTCGGGCGGCCAGCGCCAGCGCGTGGCGCTCGGCCGGGCCATCGTGCGCGACCCAAAGGTCTTCCTGTTCGACGAGCCGCTCAGCAATCTCGACGCCAAATTGCGCGTGCAAATGCGCGTCGAGCTCAAGAAGCTTCACGAGCGGCTGGGGACGACGGCGATCTACGTCACCCACGACCAGGTCGAGGCCATGACGCTCGGCGACCGCGTCGTCGTGATGAAGGACGGTGTCGTCCAGCAGGTGGGCGAGCCGCTCGAGCTTTACAACACCCCGGCCAACCGCTTCGTGGCGGGCTTCATCGGCTCCCCGGCCATGAACTTCGCCGACGTGACGCTGGTGGAGAGCGGCGGCCAGATCATGGCGGAGGCGCCCGGCCTCAAGATCGCCCTGCCGTCCGACCTCGCGGGGCGCGGCCGCGCACAGGTCGGGCGCAAGGCGACGCTCGGCATCCGGCCCGAGGACATCCACATCGCCGGGCCGGCGGATGCCGTCGGCCACTGCTTCGACGCCGGCGTCGAGGTCGTCGAGCAGCTCGGCTCGGAGATCCTGCTCGATACACGGGTCGGGTCGGCCCTGTTCGCCGCGAGCATCGAGCCCACCGTGCGCGTGCGCCCGCACGACAAGCTCAGGCTCGCGCTCAAGCCCGAGCGCCTGCACCTGTTCGACGCCGACAGCGAAAAGGCGATCTGA
- a CDS encoding HAD family acid phosphatase, with amino-acid sequence MIMRKGTALAIAIVAITGAAARAEEPPPNDLLLAVLWNQRSVEYKGNALTVYALARVRLDEALADRSWTAAPVEQKGDYANLPPAVVLDIDETLLDNSPYEVWMMKADQSFSTKTWNQFCAAQISKAIPGAVEFTRYADSRGVKVFYISNRDAVTEKDTRENMEKLGFPMSGNVDTFLMQNERPDWGSRKGTRRAFIARDYRILLNFGDNLGDFDDRYRSSEAERQKVFEEDKAHWGRDWLVIANPTYGSFDTAPYGHDFKKSREAQRKAKWDVLESWSGPKE; translated from the coding sequence ATGATCATGCGCAAGGGGACGGCGCTGGCCATCGCCATCGTCGCGATCACGGGAGCGGCAGCGCGGGCCGAGGAGCCGCCGCCGAACGACCTGCTGCTGGCGGTGCTCTGGAACCAGCGCTCGGTCGAATACAAGGGCAATGCGCTCACGGTCTATGCACTCGCGCGCGTCCGCCTCGACGAGGCATTGGCCGACAGGAGCTGGACGGCCGCGCCCGTCGAGCAGAAGGGCGACTACGCGAATTTGCCGCCTGCGGTCGTGCTCGATATCGACGAGACGCTGCTGGACAACTCGCCCTACGAGGTCTGGATGATGAAGGCCGACCAGTCCTTCAGCACCAAAACCTGGAACCAGTTCTGCGCGGCGCAGATCTCGAAGGCGATTCCTGGCGCCGTGGAGTTCACGCGATATGCCGACTCGCGGGGCGTGAAGGTCTTCTATATCAGCAACCGCGACGCCGTGACCGAGAAGGACACACGCGAGAACATGGAGAAGCTGGGCTTCCCCATGAGCGGCAATGTCGATACCTTCCTGATGCAGAACGAGCGACCGGACTGGGGCAGCCGAAAGGGCACGCGCCGGGCGTTCATCGCCAGGGACTATCGGATCCTGCTGAACTTCGGCGACAATCTCGGCGATTTCGACGACCGCTACCGCAGCAGCGAGGCGGAACGGCAGAAGGTGTTCGAGGAGGACAAGGCTCATTGGGGCCGCGACTGGCTGGTGATCGCCAACCCGACCTACGGGTCGTTCGACACCGCGCCCTACGGCCACGACTTCAAGAAATCGCGCGAGGCGCAGCGCAAGGCCAAGTGGGACGTGCTCGAAAGCTGGAGCGGCCCGAAGGAGTAG
- the add gene encoding adenosine deaminase, whose translation MIPKAELHCHLEGSITPALARELAARNGLALPDGLFGPDGSYVWRDFLSFLAAYDRVCGVLKTPRDFGDVIYSYLVGAAAQGAVYVEMFCSPERPKALGIAYADWLAALADGIDRASRECGIVGRIIVVCIRHLGPERALALVERMVAEPHPYVVAFGMGGDEAKYTPADFAPAYRLAHEKGYGCTVHAGEVLGPESVWGAIRALPVSRIGHGVRSAEDPALLEELARRGTVLEVCPGSNIALGVYPDRAAHPLHRLIASGVRVTLNSDDPPFFHTTLAAEYEAAGLPDTALRQIVRTAIEASFVDAATKRRLLEGVQS comes from the coding sequence TTGATCCCCAAGGCCGAACTGCACTGCCATCTCGAAGGTTCCATCACGCCGGCGCTGGCGCGGGAACTCGCGGCGCGCAACGGACTGGCCCTTCCGGACGGCCTGTTCGGTCCGGACGGCAGCTATGTCTGGCGGGATTTCCTGAGCTTCCTGGCCGCCTATGACCGGGTCTGCGGCGTGCTAAAGACGCCACGCGATTTTGGCGATGTGATCTATTCCTATCTCGTCGGCGCTGCGGCCCAGGGGGCCGTCTATGTCGAGATGTTCTGCTCGCCCGAGCGGCCGAAGGCGCTGGGCATCGCTTATGCCGACTGGCTGGCGGCATTGGCCGACGGCATCGACCGGGCCAGCCGCGAGTGCGGCATCGTCGGCCGCATCATCGTGGTCTGCATCCGCCACCTTGGCCCGGAGCGCGCCCTTGCGCTGGTCGAGCGCATGGTCGCCGAGCCGCATCCTTATGTGGTGGCCTTCGGCATGGGCGGCGACGAGGCGAAGTACACCCCGGCCGACTTCGCGCCGGCCTACCGGCTGGCGCACGAGAAGGGGTACGGCTGCACGGTCCATGCCGGAGAAGTGTTGGGGCCCGAGAGCGTCTGGGGGGCGATCCGGGCCTTGCCGGTCAGCCGTATCGGCCACGGCGTGCGATCCGCCGAGGATCCCGCCTTGCTGGAGGAGTTGGCGCGGCGCGGCACGGTGCTCGAGGTCTGCCCCGGCAGCAACATCGCGCTTGGCGTCTATCCCGACCGCGCCGCCCATCCGCTCCATCGATTGATCGCATCCGGCGTGCGGGTGACGCTCAACTCGGACGATCCGCCATTCTTCCATACGACGCTGGCCGCCGAATACGAGGCGGCGGGCCTGCCGGACACGGCGCTGCGCCAGATCGTGCGAACGGCGATCGAGGCATCGTTCGTCGATGCCGCGACGAAGCGGCGACTGCTCGAGGGGGTGCAATCATGA
- a CDS encoding phytanoyl-CoA dioxygenase family protein — MSDIDLATYERDGFLVLERFVSSQDCDALQARAAELVAAFDPGPARTIFSARDQGHARDRYFQESGEAIRFFFEEEAADRPTGLALNKIGHALHDLDPVFDRVSRQPCLAALAAALGLTQPLLLQSMYLFKQPRIGAEVGWHQDATYLYTRPSTVTGFWMALDDADRNNGCLLALAGAHRGPLRERFHRVGSDLITSRLDATPWPDAEPVALEVPRGSLVVLHGLLPHASAANRSDRPRHAYALHLIDGQAVYDADNWLQRPDHPLRGFN, encoded by the coding sequence GTGAGCGATATCGATCTCGCCACCTACGAGCGCGACGGCTTCCTTGTGCTCGAACGGTTCGTGTCGTCGCAGGATTGCGACGCCCTGCAGGCGCGTGCTGCCGAGCTGGTCGCGGCCTTCGATCCCGGACCGGCGCGCACGATCTTCTCCGCCCGCGACCAGGGCCATGCCCGCGATCGCTATTTTCAGGAGTCGGGCGAGGCCATCCGGTTCTTTTTCGAGGAGGAGGCGGCGGACCGGCCGACCGGGCTCGCCCTGAACAAGATCGGCCACGCCTTGCACGATCTCGACCCGGTATTCGATCGCGTTTCGCGCCAGCCATGCCTGGCCGCGCTCGCCGCTGCGCTGGGCCTCACCCAGCCGCTGCTGCTGCAATCGATGTATCTCTTCAAGCAGCCGCGGATCGGGGCGGAAGTGGGCTGGCACCAGGACGCGACCTACCTCTACACGAGGCCCTCGACAGTAACCGGCTTCTGGATGGCGCTCGACGACGCCGACCGAAACAATGGCTGCCTGCTGGCGCTGGCCGGCGCGCATCGCGGCCCGTTGCGCGAACGCTTCCATCGGGTGGGATCGGATCTGATCACGTCCAGGCTCGATGCGACGCCATGGCCCGACGCCGAGCCCGTCGCGCTGGAAGTGCCGCGCGGGTCGCTGGTGGTACTGCACGGATTGCTGCCGCATGCCAGCGCCGCCAATCGCTCCGACCGTCCGCGGCACGCCTATGCGCTGCACCTGATCGACGGCCAGGCCGTCTACGATGCCGACAACTGGCTTCAGCGTCCCGATCATCCGCTGCGAGGTTTCAATTGA
- the deoA gene encoding thymidine phosphorylase, with translation MLPQEIIRKKRDGKVLSAREIAEIVRGITDGSLSEGQVAAFAMSVFFRDMVLEERVAFTLALARSGVMLDWSDLDLPGPVIDKHSSGGVGDKVSLMLAPVVAACGGFVPMISGRALGHTGGTLDKFDSIIGYETQPDVATFRRVVREVGCAIIGQTDDLAPADRRLYGIRDVTGSVESIPLLVSSILSKKIAAGLGGLAMDVKCGSGAFCDSEPMARDLARSLVAVAERAGLPIVALVTDMDQVLGRNVGNALEMAEAVAYLKGSRTRDQRLHEVVMALAGEMLALGGLASSVAAGRSRADAALADGSAAERFARMVAALGGPGDFVDRAERYLAQAPVVKPCRAERGGHVVGMDARQIGIAVVALGGGRRHADDAIDSSVGLTGVVDVGAYVQAGDELCAVHAASEADAESAIAAVREAIHIDDASPPERPVVIDRVVP, from the coding sequence ATGCTGCCGCAGGAGATCATCCGCAAGAAGCGCGACGGCAAGGTGCTGTCGGCCAGGGAGATTGCCGAGATCGTGCGTGGCATCACCGATGGCAGCCTCAGCGAAGGCCAGGTGGCGGCCTTCGCCATGTCGGTGTTCTTCCGCGACATGGTGCTTGAGGAGCGTGTGGCCTTCACCCTGGCGCTCGCCCGATCGGGTGTCATGCTCGACTGGTCGGATCTCGATCTGCCCGGTCCGGTGATCGACAAGCATTCGAGCGGCGGGGTCGGCGACAAGGTGAGCCTGATGCTGGCGCCCGTCGTCGCGGCCTGCGGCGGCTTCGTGCCGATGATCTCGGGTCGCGCCCTCGGCCATACCGGCGGCACGCTCGACAAGTTCGACTCGATCATCGGCTACGAGACACAGCCGGACGTGGCGACTTTCCGCAGGGTCGTGCGCGAGGTGGGCTGCGCAATCATCGGCCAGACCGACGATCTCGCGCCGGCGGATCGGCGCCTCTACGGCATACGGGATGTGACGGGGAGCGTGGAATCGATCCCGCTGCTCGTGAGCTCGATCCTCAGCAAGAAGATCGCGGCCGGTCTCGGCGGCCTGGCGATGGACGTCAAATGCGGCTCGGGCGCCTTTTGTGACAGCGAGCCGATGGCGCGCGACCTGGCGCGGAGCCTTGTCGCCGTCGCCGAGCGTGCCGGCCTGCCGATCGTGGCGCTCGTCACCGACATGGACCAGGTGCTGGGGCGGAATGTCGGCAACGCGCTCGAAATGGCCGAAGCCGTTGCCTATCTCAAAGGCAGCAGAACGCGCGATCAGCGTCTGCATGAGGTGGTCATGGCGCTGGCGGGAGAAATGCTGGCCCTGGGCGGCCTCGCGTCGAGTGTCGCGGCCGGCCGGTCGCGGGCCGACGCCGCGTTGGCCGATGGCAGCGCCGCGGAGAGGTTCGCGCGCATGGTGGCGGCTTTGGGCGGTCCCGGCGACTTCGTCGATCGTGCCGAGCGCTACCTGGCACAGGCTCCAGTCGTGAAGCCCTGTCGCGCCGAACGCGGCGGCCATGTCGTCGGGATGGATGCGCGGCAAATCGGCATTGCCGTGGTTGCACTGGGCGGCGGTCGCCGCCATGCCGACGACGCCATCGATTCCTCCGTCGGCTTGACCGGCGTGGTCGATGTGGGCGCGTACGTGCAGGCCGGCGACGAGCTGTGCGCTGTCCATGCGGCGAGCGAAGCCGATGCGGAGTCGGCGATCGCGGCCGTTCGCGAGGCGATCCATATCGACGATGCGTCCCCTCCGGAAAGGCCGGTCGTGATCGACCGGGTGGTTCCGTGA
- a CDS encoding purine-nucleoside phosphorylase, translating to MIEAIARHAPGFRPKVAVLLGSGLGSFVEEVKALAAIPYAELPDFPRPTVAGHEGRLVLGHVGATPVAVLQGRAHYYEFGRADEMRTPIEAMAELGCETLLQTNAAGSLRLDMPPGSLMVITDHINFTGVNPLFGLGADRRFVDMVDAYDPMLAQRLLATAKAASIRCHDGIYIWFCGPSFETPAEIRAAVTMGADAVGMSTAPETILARHAGLKVAAVSVMTNYAAGLVPGAIGHDQTITVANASAGQLRRLLRGFLESYG from the coding sequence ATGATCGAGGCGATCGCGCGCCATGCGCCCGGCTTCAGACCCAAGGTGGCGGTCCTGCTGGGTTCGGGACTGGGCAGTTTCGTCGAGGAGGTGAAAGCGCTGGCGGCGATCCCTTATGCCGAGCTGCCGGACTTCCCGAGGCCGACCGTCGCCGGGCATGAAGGGCGGCTCGTGCTCGGCCATGTCGGGGCAACGCCGGTCGCCGTCCTGCAGGGCCGGGCGCACTACTACGAATTCGGCCGCGCCGACGAGATGCGGACGCCCATCGAGGCGATGGCGGAGCTGGGCTGCGAGACGCTGCTGCAGACCAACGCGGCCGGCAGCCTGCGGCTCGACATGCCGCCAGGCTCGCTGATGGTCATCACCGACCACATCAACTTCACGGGCGTCAATCCGCTGTTCGGCCTCGGCGCCGATCGGCGCTTCGTCGACATGGTCGATGCCTACGATCCGATGCTTGCACAAAGGCTGCTGGCGACGGCGAAGGCAGCCAGCATCCGCTGCCACGACGGCATCTACATCTGGTTCTGCGGACCGAGCTTCGAGACGCCGGCCGAGATCCGGGCCGCCGTCACGATGGGCGCGGATGCAGTCGGCATGTCGACCGCACCGGAGACCATCCTTGCACGCCATGCCGGCCTCAAAGTGGCGGCTGTCTCGGTGATGACCAACTACGCCGCCGGCCTGGTTCCAGGCGCGATCGGCCACGACCAGACCATCACCGTGGCGAACGCATCCGCCGGGCAGCTCCGCCGGCTGCTGCGCGGTTTCCTCGAAAGCTACGGCTGA
- a CDS encoding cytidine deaminase — protein MDDLLRLARTMMVRAYAPYSKFHVGAAVRDEEGGLHGGCNVENAAYPEGFCAEASAIAALVAAGKRRVTECVVIGPGPEVISPCGGCRQKLREFAADDVKVHLCGPDGLHRTVTVGELFPMSFGPHHLGRS, from the coding sequence ATGGACGATCTGCTCCGTCTCGCGCGCACCATGATGGTGCGGGCCTATGCGCCCTATTCGAAATTCCATGTCGGCGCCGCCGTGCGCGACGAGGAAGGCGGTCTCCATGGCGGCTGCAACGTGGAGAATGCCGCCTACCCGGAGGGATTTTGCGCCGAGGCGTCAGCCATCGCCGCGCTCGTCGCGGCAGGCAAGCGGCGCGTGACGGAATGCGTGGTGATCGGGCCAGGGCCGGAGGTCATCTCGCCCTGCGGCGGCTGTCGGCAGAAGCTGCGCGAGTTCGCGGCCGACGATGTCAAGGTCCATCTCTGCGGTCCCGATGGCCTGCACCGCACCGTGACTGTGGGCGAGTTGTTCCCCATGTCGTTCGGCCCGCATCATCTCGGTCGATCATGA
- a CDS encoding ABC transporter permease, producing the protein MEDLPPIVFLAAAATLRTATPLILCAMGGLFSERSGIVDVGLEGKMLIAAFFAAVGSTLTGSAWCGVAAAVVAAEILALLHGFACITHRGNQVVSGVALNILAAGLTVVLGNAWFHQGGQTPPLDRPGQRLMPIFLPRAGDNILVYAALASVPLTWWLIARTRFGLRLRAVGEMPLAVDAAGISVAWLRYRAVLLCGLLAGLAGAYLSIAQNAGFSRDMTAGQGFIALAAIIFGKWRPFPAFGACLIFGLLDAVAIRLQGVTVPGMGEVPVQFIQALPYLLTVFLLAGFVGRAVAPKAIGIPYEKER; encoded by the coding sequence ATGGAGGATCTTCCCCCTATTGTCTTTCTCGCCGCCGCCGCTACGCTCAGGACGGCGACACCGCTCATCCTGTGCGCCATGGGCGGACTCTTCTCGGAACGAAGCGGCATCGTCGATGTCGGTCTCGAGGGCAAGATGCTGATCGCCGCCTTCTTTGCCGCCGTCGGCTCGACGCTGACCGGGTCCGCATGGTGCGGGGTGGCGGCGGCGGTCGTCGCTGCGGAGATCCTGGCGCTGCTGCACGGCTTTGCCTGCATCACCCACCGCGGCAATCAGGTGGTGAGCGGCGTGGCCCTCAACATCCTGGCCGCGGGCCTCACTGTCGTGCTCGGCAATGCCTGGTTCCATCAGGGCGGCCAGACGCCTCCGCTCGATCGGCCAGGGCAGCGGCTGATGCCGATCTTCCTTCCCCGCGCCGGCGACAACATCCTGGTCTATGCAGCGCTGGCGAGCGTGCCGCTCACCTGGTGGCTGATCGCGCGCACCCGCTTCGGGCTCCGGCTGCGGGCCGTAGGCGAGATGCCGCTGGCCGTGGACGCCGCCGGCATCTCGGTGGCCTGGCTGCGCTACCGCGCGGTGCTGCTGTGCGGTCTCCTCGCGGGCCTCGCCGGCGCCTATCTTTCGATCGCGCAGAACGCCGGCTTCAGCCGCGACATGACCGCAGGCCAGGGTTTCATCGCCCTTGCCGCCATCATCTTCGGCAAATGGCGGCCATTTCCGGCCTTTGGCGCCTGTCTCATCTTCGGCCTGCTGGACGCCGTCGCCATCCGCCTGCAAGGCGTGACCGTGCCCGGGATGGGCGAAGTGCCCGTGCAATTCATCCAGGCCTTGCCCTATCTTCTCACCGTGTTCCTGCTGGCCGGCTTCGTCGGACGCGCCGTGGCGCCCAAGGCGATCGGCATTCCTTACGAGAAGGAGCGCTGA
- a CDS encoding ABC transporter permease — MRLSRSALPVWAELLLAPLINIVLAFLVVGIIVRLIGIDPLHALNRLVLGAVGTPESIGYTLYYATNFVFTGLAVALAFHGGLFNIGGEGQAYIGGLGCGLAVLAFDRYLPGWLMAPIAIAAAALFGAAWAAVPAWLQAWRGSHIVITTIMLNFVASALMVYLLVNVLIAPGSMTPQSRGFGPSGQLPALSGSPLNLSIVLALACCAAVWLFLWHTRWGYALRAMGHNPEAARYAGTDLRRMTMLAMCLSGALAGFVGVNELMGVHHRIVLDFPAGYGFAGIAVALMGRNHPLGVALAALLFGALQQGGAELAFDEPAITREMVVVIQGLVILFSGALEQLPRPWIAALLPRRG; from the coding sequence GTGAGGCTGTCGCGTTCCGCACTCCCCGTCTGGGCCGAGCTTCTGCTCGCGCCGCTGATCAACATCGTGCTCGCCTTCCTCGTGGTCGGCATCATCGTGCGTCTGATCGGCATCGACCCGCTCCATGCGCTGAACCGGCTGGTGCTGGGCGCGGTCGGCACGCCCGAGTCGATCGGCTACACGCTCTACTACGCCACCAACTTCGTCTTCACCGGGCTGGCCGTAGCGCTCGCCTTCCACGGCGGCCTGTTCAATATCGGCGGCGAAGGGCAAGCCTATATCGGCGGCCTGGGTTGCGGGCTCGCGGTGCTGGCCTTCGACCGGTACCTGCCGGGCTGGCTGATGGCGCCCATCGCCATTGCCGCGGCGGCGCTGTTCGGTGCGGCATGGGCCGCCGTTCCCGCCTGGCTGCAGGCCTGGCGGGGCAGCCACATCGTCATCACGACCATCATGCTGAACTTCGTGGCGTCCGCGCTGATGGTCTATCTTCTGGTGAACGTGCTGATCGCCCCGGGCTCCATGACACCGCAAAGCCGCGGCTTCGGCCCGTCCGGCCAGTTGCCTGCCCTGTCAGGGTCTCCCCTCAATCTCTCGATCGTCCTCGCGCTCGCCTGCTGCGCCGCCGTCTGGCTGTTCCTGTGGCATACGCGCTGGGGCTACGCCCTGCGCGCCATGGGCCACAATCCTGAGGCCGCGCGCTATGCCGGCACCGATCTCAGGCGCATGACCATGCTCGCCATGTGCCTCTCCGGCGCGCTCGCCGGATTCGTCGGCGTCAACGAGCTGATGGGCGTGCACCATCGCATCGTGCTCGACTTCCCGGCGGGCTACGGCTTTGCCGGCATCGCGGTCGCGCTCATGGGGCGCAACCATCCGCTTGGCGTTGCGCTGGCGGCGCTGCTGTTCGGAGCGTTGCAGCAGGGCGGCGCGGAGCTTGCCTTCGACGAGCCGGCGATCACCCGGGAGATGGTGGTCGTGATCCAGGGTCTTGTGATCCTGTTCTCCGGCGCGCTCGAGCAGTTGCCGCGGCCCTGGATCGCTGCCCTCTTGCCGCGTCGCGGATGA